In Streptomyces alboniger, the following are encoded in one genomic region:
- a CDS encoding LysR family transcriptional regulator, translating into MIVDLDLALVRSFAITAEELHFRRAAERLFITQQALSQRIRRLELLLGVSLFVRGNRSVALTEEGQRFLAPARRVMEAADAAVQAVQPRERRPLRVDVVDGRLAPLQLVRKLLEEDPELPLNLSMRQSLAAALPALARDEIDTAFGRVHDVQGWSAEFSHRLVRLEPLRALVPRTHPLAGRDEVRIDELRSCGIWQPRNGVASEWEHYVRRLADSFGLSLAFSGAALSDEHFLEHLWSHGEMACLAGADVSYAFSPDIRSIPLVDPTPVYPWSMVWRRQAGHPLVDRLVGLAKRSAGDWLTHVPGEIWLPAPDRALLRGAGVDVDAVRG; encoded by the coding sequence GTGATTGTGGATCTGGACCTGGCGCTGGTGCGATCGTTCGCGATCACCGCGGAAGAGCTGCACTTCCGGCGCGCGGCCGAGCGGCTCTTCATCACGCAGCAGGCGCTGTCCCAGCGGATCCGGCGCCTCGAACTGCTGCTGGGCGTCTCGCTCTTCGTCCGCGGCAACCGCAGCGTCGCGCTCACCGAGGAGGGGCAGCGGTTCCTCGCGCCGGCCCGCCGGGTCATGGAGGCCGCCGACGCGGCCGTCCAGGCCGTCCAGCCCCGTGAGCGCCGCCCGCTGCGGGTCGACGTGGTCGACGGACGGCTCGCCCCGCTCCAACTGGTCCGCAAGCTCCTTGAGGAGGACCCCGAGCTGCCGCTGAACCTGAGCATGCGGCAGTCGCTCGCCGCCGCGCTGCCCGCGCTGGCCAGGGACGAGATCGACACGGCGTTCGGCCGGGTCCATGACGTGCAGGGCTGGTCGGCGGAGTTCTCGCACCGCCTCGTGCGCCTCGAACCGCTGCGAGCGCTGGTGCCGCGCACCCACCCGCTGGCCGGCCGCGACGAGGTGCGGATCGATGAGCTGCGGAGCTGCGGCATCTGGCAGCCGCGCAACGGAGTGGCGTCGGAGTGGGAGCACTATGTGCGCCGCCTGGCCGACTCCTTCGGTCTCTCGCTCGCCTTCTCGGGCGCGGCACTGAGCGATGAGCACTTCCTGGAACACCTGTGGAGCCACGGCGAGATGGCGTGCCTGGCCGGGGCGGACGTCTCCTACGCCTTCTCGCCGGACATCAGGAGCATCCCGCTCGTCGACCCCACGCCGGTCTACCCGTGGTCGATGGTGTGGCGTCGGCAGGCGGGCCATCCGCTCGTCGACCGGCTGGTCGGTCTGGCCAAGCGGTCGGCCGGAGACTGGCTGACCCACGTGCCCGGGGAGATCTGGCTGCCGGCGCCCGACCGGGCCCTGCTGCGCGGCGCGGGGGTCGACGTGGACGCCGTCCGGGGCTGA
- a CDS encoding M28 family metallopeptidase, whose translation MTAGAVGVLFLAQLVISSSSAAAGESEVTPPPLSQDRIEKHLTRFERIADAHGGDRASGTQGYAESVDYTEKLLKKAGYSTQRQQFPFRYTRTLEEKLVLRDGSTPGVVVSGYSQSTPRGGLTARPTAVGGDTERRQGCRAGAYDGVPAGGRIALVDAGGCSMDDKQRVAADAGAAAVIVANTGPGELHTWLADPEAARIPIGGVTQETGRLLAAEARAGRTVQLTLRSLTERRTTENLIAVSPRGNPEHTVVSGAHLDSVPEGPGINDNGVAAAVLLESALAAAKDHGTRAEDNRLVFGFWGAEEFGLLGSQHYVDSLTQEERERTGLYLNLEMIGSPNYGLFTLDSKATDPVTGQRPAPGSDEIERELTDAFAAQGRTSLPGPADGRSDYVAFLGAGIPTGGLYGGSFEAKTPEQAALWGGTAGRPYDPCYHLTCDRTAQYSREAATLHGQAFQTVLTHYSRHRLGEAAAHHG comes from the coding sequence ATGACCGCAGGCGCGGTCGGTGTGCTCTTTCTCGCGCAGCTTGTGATTAGTTCCTCTTCGGCTGCGGCGGGGGAATCCGAGGTCACCCCGCCGCCGCTCTCCCAGGATCGGATAGAAAAGCATCTGACGCGGTTCGAGCGCATTGCGGACGCGCACGGCGGCGACCGTGCATCCGGCACGCAAGGATATGCGGAATCGGTCGACTACACCGAAAAGCTGCTCAAAAAAGCGGGATACTCGACGCAGCGCCAGCAATTCCCTTTCCGCTACACCAGGACGCTTGAGGAAAAGCTGGTGCTGCGGGACGGCAGCACACCCGGAGTCGTGGTCAGCGGCTACTCGCAGTCGACCCCCCGAGGCGGCCTGACAGCACGGCCGACGGCGGTCGGCGGGGACACCGAGCGGCGGCAGGGCTGCCGCGCCGGCGCGTACGACGGAGTGCCGGCTGGCGGGCGGATCGCGCTCGTCGACGCCGGGGGCTGCTCGATGGACGACAAGCAGCGGGTGGCCGCCGACGCCGGCGCGGCCGCCGTAATCGTCGCCAACACCGGCCCCGGCGAACTGCACACCTGGCTGGCCGACCCCGAGGCGGCCCGCATACCCATCGGCGGCGTCACCCAGGAGACGGGCCGCCTCCTCGCCGCCGAGGCACGGGCCGGACGCACCGTCCAGCTCACCCTGCGCTCGCTCACCGAACGCCGTACCACCGAGAACCTGATCGCCGTGAGCCCCCGCGGCAACCCCGAGCACACCGTGGTCTCCGGCGCCCACCTCGACTCCGTGCCGGAGGGGCCCGGCATCAACGACAACGGTGTCGCCGCCGCCGTACTGCTCGAAAGCGCCCTGGCGGCCGCCAAGGACCACGGCACCCGGGCCGAGGACAACCGGCTGGTGTTCGGCTTCTGGGGCGCGGAGGAGTTCGGCCTGCTCGGCTCGCAGCACTACGTCGACTCGTTGACCCAGGAGGAGCGTGAGCGCACCGGGCTGTACCTCAACCTGGAGATGATCGGCAGCCCCAACTACGGTCTCTTCACGCTGGATTCCAAGGCCACCGACCCCGTCACAGGACAGCGCCCGGCCCCCGGCTCGGACGAGATCGAGCGCGAGCTGACCGACGCGTTCGCCGCCCAGGGCCGCACCTCCCTGCCGGGACCCGCCGACGGGCGCTCCGACTACGTGGCGTTCCTGGGCGCGGGCATCCCCACCGGCGGGCTCTACGGAGGCTCGTTCGAGGCCAAGACCCCCGAGCAGGCCGCTCTGTGGGGCGGCACCGCTGGCCGGCCGTACGACCCCTGCTACCACCTGACGTGCGACAGGACGGCGCAGTACAGCCGCGAGGCGGCGACGCTGCACGGGCAGGCGTTCCAGACGGTGCTCACCCACTACTCCCGGCACCGGCTGGGAGAGGCAGCCGCCCACCATGGCTGA
- a CDS encoding NUDIX domain-containing protein, which yields MADGTAPKLVVGALISDPLGRIFVQRRSADRRLFPACWDVVGGAVEDGETHHEALAREIAEETGWRLRRVLARVVHESWTADGVRHLESDYVVEVDGDLSSPTLERDKHPEFAWVGPQDISLLDENVRRGAGTFIKDTVAAGHDWLAGSTRR from the coding sequence ATGGCTGACGGGACCGCGCCCAAGCTGGTGGTGGGTGCGCTCATCAGCGATCCGCTCGGCCGGATCTTCGTACAGCGCCGCTCGGCCGACCGGCGCCTGTTCCCCGCATGCTGGGACGTCGTGGGCGGCGCCGTGGAGGACGGCGAGACCCACCACGAGGCACTGGCCCGGGAGATCGCCGAGGAGACCGGCTGGCGGCTGCGCCGGGTGCTGGCCCGGGTGGTGCACGAGAGCTGGACGGCGGACGGCGTACGGCACCTCGAGTCGGACTACGTCGTCGAGGTGGACGGGGACCTGTCGTCACCCACGCTCGAACGGGACAAGCACCCGGAGTTCGCGTGGGTGGGGCCGCAGGACATCTCCCTGCTCGACGAGAACGTCCGGCGCGGCGCCGGCACCTTCATCAAGGACACGGTCGCCGCCGGACACGACTGGCTCGCCGGATCCACGCGCCGCTGA
- a CDS encoding Gfo/Idh/MocA family protein has product MSTYSQKRAQPRLRALMVGFAGHQGKEYLPVVREYADIVGGVDVAPAAGALADDWGFPRFTGIGEALKRVDFDVAMVTVPHSEHFPLCRELLLHGKHIVKEKPFAVTEEEARQLIELAEGADRSVYTLLQRNFNPVFQFARKNLARIGDPYWFSYDYHFNLAQPTSGWRASREQALGGVLLDMGYHLIDVLSGMFPEPSRVNAAFVHHYQEMRDRHLEDLVSLMCSYPSPTLSGSLRISRHNHEKSERLCVLGTGGALNVEPQGATLHSTGGRLLERFTRPGPKTDAVRAMIAHYLGHLDDRDVREDHFRRQLTTVRVIDGIYRERSRERNELADRYS; this is encoded by the coding sequence ATGTCCACTTATTCACAGAAGCGTGCGCAACCGCGGCTGCGGGCCCTGATGGTCGGATTCGCAGGCCACCAGGGAAAGGAGTACTTACCGGTCGTCCGGGAGTACGCAGACATCGTCGGGGGCGTCGATGTCGCCCCTGCGGCGGGGGCGCTCGCCGATGACTGGGGATTTCCGCGGTTCACCGGGATCGGCGAGGCACTCAAGCGGGTCGACTTCGATGTCGCGATGGTCACCGTGCCGCACAGCGAACATTTCCCGCTGTGCAGAGAACTGCTGCTGCACGGCAAGCACATCGTCAAGGAAAAGCCGTTCGCCGTCACCGAGGAAGAGGCCCGGCAGCTGATAGAGCTGGCCGAAGGAGCGGACCGCAGCGTTTACACGCTCCTCCAGCGCAATTTCAACCCGGTCTTCCAGTTCGCGCGGAAGAACCTGGCCCGCATCGGCGATCCCTACTGGTTCTCGTACGACTACCACTTCAACCTGGCGCAGCCGACGAGCGGTTGGCGCGCCTCCCGCGAACAGGCCCTCGGCGGGGTGCTGCTCGACATGGGCTACCACCTCATCGACGTGCTCAGCGGAATGTTCCCCGAACCGAGCCGCGTGAACGCCGCCTTCGTCCACCACTACCAGGAGATGCGCGACCGGCACCTGGAGGACCTGGTCAGCCTGATGTGCAGCTACCCGTCGCCGACCCTGTCCGGCTCGCTGCGCATCTCCCGGCACAACCACGAGAAGTCCGAACGCCTCTGCGTCCTCGGCACCGGGGGCGCGCTGAACGTGGAACCCCAGGGCGCCACCCTGCACTCCACCGGCGGCCGCCTCCTCGAACGCTTCACCCGCCCCGGACCCAAGACCGACGCGGTCCGCGCCATGATCGCCCACTACCTCGGACACCTGGACGACCGGGACGTACGTGAGGACCACTTCCGTCGGCAACTCACCACCGTGCGCGTGATCGACGGGATCTACCGGGAGCGGTCACGGGAGCGGAACGAACTCGCCGATCGGTACAGCTGA